Sequence from the Puntigrus tetrazona isolate hp1 chromosome 11, ASM1883169v1, whole genome shotgun sequence genome:
ACGATTTATTTGGTTTAAGcccaaatcaaaaaaaaaaaaaaaaaaaaaaaaaaaaacataattcacTATTTAATGGTACACTGGTCACCTGATGTGTGACATTTGACTATTATTGGTTCAATCAAAAAGATTATAGTAATAGTTTGATAACTTTTAAGGGAAAATGTCAAAGATTTATATGTgacttccaaaaatattttagctagAGTTGACTTTATTGAACTATACATTGAGAACACTGACAAATGGAAACGTtccatttaaagaaatgtattgtcCGTGTGATACACAAGCTTGTGGGTTTTACACTGATGGAGAAAAACTGCTTAATGAGGATACAGCTTTATAATTCTGCACAAAAACTTCACAGTTGCGGAATCATAATTCACATATTGACAAACCTATATAATCATGAAGTGGAAAGACCATCGAAGCACCCACACGCTGCCTGAAAATGACTGTCCATGCGGCTCACTATTACAAATATTGTTAGAACAGCTGttacaaatcaacatattacttgttgaaaattttttttctaaagtttcATTGAAGTCCacaaagtttcactttttgcaCGTTATACaactttaatgttaaaatttgattgcatcagactttttttttttttttacaggccACTTCCATTATCACTTTAAATATAGCCATGGATGGAGTatctaataaacatttaaagtaatgaatTGAATAACAATCAGGTAAAAGCCATAAACCTTCCGCTCTAATGAACCAGGAAAAGCAAGAATGCATGTTGTTAGGTAGGTGCATTGCTGCTTGGGGTCCGTAAAGAGTTTTGTTGAACAGTactattacaattaaaaaaataatggcttcctgttttactatattttacaaaggtaatgtattcctgtgatgcaaagctgccatttttcagcagccattattccagtgtcacatggtccttcagaaataatgATTTGTTGCTCAGACAATTCTTatcatttgaaaacagttgtattGCTTATTATTGTTGAAATCGGTTTccgggggaaaaaaatgatttatttgaaatatattttgatcgatttaatctatctttttgggttttttttatttcaaataaataaaaactattttaaccagtatgttaaataaatacctGCTATGACTTGAACACCTAAGCAAACTGGCTTATGGCAAATACTTCTTGCAATAGTGAACACACCgttcacctaaaataaaatttcgATGCAAATTCAGGCTACATACAGTGAAAAAATACACTCTAACCTCCGTCGTTGAAGACAAGACCAGCAGGAATTGAGCACTTTAAAACATCCTGTTGCTCTCTTTTCCTTTCCTCAAATGTGTTCCCATTTTTAAAGCCAGGAAGCAGTTTTGTGGAACGATGATAGAAAAATTGATTGTGAAATCTATTTAGTGTGGCTATCGATTTCCCCATAAGGGGAAGGAAGGCAGACCGTGTGAGTAAGATAATGGAATATGGAACGGGGGAGCAAGAGCCCAGAAATGGGAAGTGACACTGGTTAATGGAGTAGAACTGGGCTGTTTTAGGTGGGGTATGagtgtgtgcacacacacatccgtGAGAGAGGTCCCCTCAGCTACAATAACACATTTCACTCTGCATTTCAACTCATCCATTTTAAAAGCACAGCTGAAgcattttgatttcaattttgttattaatgcaATCTAATGTCATTCCAAGTGAGCGAGCCGTTATTTACCCGAAGATCACattgtggaattttttttttttacaaatcacaGCTTTTAcatggaaaaaacattttcattgctgaaaacaattacaattacaattaattaaaaaaaagtttcttgagcATAAAACATTGTGTTATGTATTGAGGGATCATATCACACTGAATGCTAGAacgattacattttaaaatatataaaaatgaattaaatcccGTCCAGGTGAGCACATTGACAGGTGGATTCTTGCCACCTGAGACAGGCGAGTTGTAAACCCCCCCTCCCGAACATTTTTCAGTTCCTGTTCCACATCAATGGACAGACACAGATTTTGCCAATGATTTATATCGGAAAGGAAGGAAAGTCGGTCTAGAAGAAAGGCTCAGAGCAGCGAACACACAATATTGACGAAACAATGAGCAGCTACACAGCACTGAACATTGCTGCTACAAAAGTGACCGTCACTTCAGTTAAAATCATTCAGTTATTGAAATAGTCTGGCTATAACTACTGTGTAATAAGTGAAAACAATGAGCTGTCACTCCTCCTGTGTGATTGGTATATGACTCATTGCAGAGCTAAGCTGTGCCATTAGCAGTCAATGCATCAAGCTATTTCAGGATTTCTCATAAGCACTTATCATTGGGGAATCTTACTTAATGAAAATCACATTATTGTCTCTGCATACATGACAGCGGTGGATGACTATTTAAGCATGGCTCCACCAAAACCCAAAAAATAATGCTGGACACGTTATCAATACCAGTTTCTCAGTCACCACATCTTTCTTAGAGCCacatattttaacaatgttgcAGTCGGAGTGAAAAATAACAGTTCTCAAATGTCAGTCTGGTGCATACAAACAATAACTCTCAGTGCAAACAGCATGTAAACGAGGAGAGGGTATGAATAAACCATATAGAAAAGGaaaatattcacaatttttttttcattgcgaGATCAAAAAGCATGATAAATGCAGAGAATATGTAAAAGTGAAGCTTGAAACACTGAGGGCATTTAACGGTTTCGTCCTTTTCTGATGACACCGAGCCGTGTCTGTGAACCTCAGTGACCAGATACTGTCAGTTTAACAGATCTAACCTGATGGTAGGCCCATTACGGCAAGGACCCGAGATGGTGAGAGATTAAAGGTGCGATTAGAGGAAGAACCCAATTATCCCTCAGCATGAGACTGACCCCTCAAGACACTTCCGTTATTGATTTCCAATTACATCACTGTGGCTTCCATTGGACAAGCTTCAGACGGAAACAAGCAGAAATTCACATGATCAGACGCATTAAGCATGTGAAccgtattttaatgcattcaaaatgcattatgaaCAAACTGGCTTTTAAATGTTGTGAATATATACAAATTGAAAAAGGGAGTGCTATTCAAAAGATTCAAAGACCAAGTCAAAAGGCGGCGAGATTCAGTGATTCTTTACAAACTGAAAGGCTGTTACTGCCTCCTTGtggttaaaacaacaacaaaaaaacccttacCTTTTCTTGGTAACCAGAAAGGACAGTAGCAACTGGTGCAAAAGTTGTTGATTTATGCTctgaaataaatagttaaaataaactttGAAAATACTGCAAGTAAAActgaaaagcagcatttattccCATTGGTTACATTACTCATGAGacagttaagaaaaaaaaattactgttcaTATTAAATTTGAGCAGAAAAGATGTTcgataaaacaaacaagcaaacaaacaaaacaaactgactTCATTACATAATTGCATTGGCTTAGCCTTAGTATGAAATAGTTTTTGATTCCACACTAAGGCATTGAATGGCAGTGAAATAGCAGTGTtttttagcacacacacacataaaaagttCAAGATAAATTTAGATCCTCAAAAAGTTAAACaacacagcatttattagaaaaaagCAAAGCTAGACCTATTGATTTTGTGTGAAAGCTCTATCACCAACTAATGGCCGAGAACAAGATTTCCTTTTCAAAAAGCCCTCAATTGCTGTGCTTAATACAACAGACAGTATCCACTTTGTTACGGGAAACAACACGGTACTAAGAAAAGCAGAGGATAATAACCCTAAAATCCCATATATCTCGTcagttttacaattttaacaCTGCCAAATATACAGATTTTGAGGAGGAAAGAAAATATGGCAGTATGGTAGACTTggctttcaaaacacattttccattaATGTCACCTTACCTTGCAATTCCTTAACCTTCATGAAACAGGCACGTGTGTGAATGAAAGGCAAAAGACTGAATAGACAGCACAGATTGTCCTCAAATCTGTTCAGGTAtagaaaccaaacaaacaatggAAAGAAAGAGCGGAGCGTcttcagcaaacaaaaaaaaaaaaaaaaaaataggaagtGAAAACCATGGCCATGGGCCTAACTACTCTTTTCTATTATAGCTCCCACACATGAAAATTTTAATACTTCATCTGTAATACAATTGGTCCTCTCACTATAGCACAAGAATGACATCTGACTGGTCACCCCAGATACACCCCAaaactgtattaataaataaataaatattccaaTATAAATCGGCTTAAAGCACCATGGAAAAAACCCTTAATCAGGCATACTAAACATCATGAGGAGTGACTCCTAAAGCTTTAGTTTTTTAAGTGCCTGAAATCTGCCAGGGGAGGAAAGTATATTCTATTCTtctaagaaaaaacaaaacaaaaaaagtaaaactaaagtTGGTCAAGTATATTTAAAGCGCTATAGCACACCGTCCGGTCTGTTTAGAGTAGTAAAAAGGCAGGCGTTTAATTGCTCATGCAGGCACAAATACTGAAGCCATGCATTTTTTCTGGgtctattcatatttttgacCCATGATTCACACCTTCCCACGCTCAGAGGCCAATCAAGACGGCTAACACTCTCTTTCACCTTAAAGATGCCAAGCAGACGCAAACAAAACACGTTTTGTTATCTTAACAAAACAACGGCAGGACAACAATACGAGGCCTTTAAATTACATtctgtacattatatatacttGATTTTGGACTATACAATATAAATCATCGTCATAGATAGAGCGTGCTTTCATTTTAGCCCAGAAATAGTTTGTCAACCTCTCTGCCTACGTCCATATagggaacatttttttttaaaactagtaTGCGAGTGCGAGCTTATAATACATGCGTGCCTTTAAGATGTTTTGGTCAAGCTATGAAGGTTTTAATGACCTTCTGTATAACCTGGCCACAGCCTGGGCAAGGAGCATGAAATTTGTGTAGCTTGCGGGCGCAGGGGAAACAGGTGATCAAGTGAGCTGTGCGGCCGTGGATGATGTTGCCGTTTCGTGGCCGCACTCGGCACAGCTTGCAGGGCTCCAGTATGGCCTCCGGTTGGCATTCCGTCTCCATGTCTAGCGTGTCCTGGCTGTCTCCCTCTGAGCTCTCCTGTAAGTGGTGGTGAAGCTGGGAAGGACCCTTTCCTTTAGACGAGGAGGCGGATGATGGGGGGATGTTTCTAGAGACGTGGTGCGAGGGAAGGACGACTGGGTCAGACACAGTCCTAAGGCAGTCAGGCATGTCGAttccatcatcatcctcctcgtCTTCATCCCTCTCAGGACGTGAACTGCAGGCGGGGATGTCTGGCACAGAGATTGAGTGCACAAGACGGGGACAATCCTTGTACCAGTCTTTCCGCAGAGCCCAACAGCGCATACAGTACCTTTGAAGAGGGGTGTTAAATTTGCGGCACTCTGAACACTGCCATGCATCCTGCCAAAAGAAGAGGTCATTTTAATAAGACTTCCATGTATCCATAACCACTGTTTCaacataagaaaaaagaaagatgataAACTTAAATATACACTAACAATTATGTTGAGTACATATAAAACTCAAGTATGATTACAATTCATCatgttgcaatgttttttttggcaatttttactttaatttgaaaGCACAGTGTAGAGAGTAAGTgaagtgagagagtgagagtgagagagagagaaaaaaattggGAAAAGTCTGGGAACTCAGGACAAGTCATGAATTCAGTACTCCCGAAGCACAATGATCCTGCACGTCAAAACGCTTGATGCCGACAAGTGTCACAAagggttttaaatgaaaagcaattCTGTTCTCATCtaaatttttattcaaaagatCCTGAAACCCCCcgctgttttactgttttccaaaaacatttaagcagtacaattgttttataaatcaattattatttttaattaataagaaaagattgttcaaaaaaaaaaaaaaaaaaaaaaaattttttttttttttcaaaagtggtTGATCACCAGTGAAGAATAGCATAAACACTATGTTTGTTATACATATACCTGTGTGGAGATCTCAGTATCAGTGTCGTCACTTAAACACTGAGAGTCATCATCCCGATCTTCTTGCATCTGAATGTGAAAAAGAATTGCAGTTAATTGGTTAAGATGACTCGATCTTACAATTATCCAGTCAATAAAGAAGAACATCATTACCTTCCTATCATCTTTACTATCTTTCCCGGCGTCCTCTTCTTCGTGTGGAGACTCCGCATCACTTCCCTGCTCTAGCACTGCCTCCTTCATCTCCACACTCACTTGCTCACTCTCTGCCTCATTCAGAAACCAAAGATCATCGGTGGTGTCAGAAACGATGGCTGTGTCCTCGTCCTGTCCGGGAGAGAGCTGTTTCCTCAGTCTAGTTGTGTGACAGTCTCACTACAATGACTTAACATTGTTTTTAggtctttttcttgtttttcttcatgaAAACTACCACATAAATTATGTTCTGGGTATTGTGTCCTCTTACTTGATTGGTGTGAATATCCGTTGAACCGTTGCTCCGGCGAGTGTAATTATTTCGTAAGTTACCCAGAAACCACCAAGGCAACCCAGAAAGATCCCACTCTTCCAGAGTAACGTCCAGCTTTGGTCGTTTGGAAGCAGACCTGGGCAAGCCATCTGAGGAGTCTGTAAGGATAGATTAAACTTAAATACAAatcacatttgtaaaaatgacattgatTGCACTCTCTAAAGTGTGTTTGGTGGTTCACGCTGACCTTCGTCAGGATCGCGTGGCCTGCGTTGTGAGCAGCTCTGCGTTGCGCCAGTGCTGGAACTACCAGCAATGTGAGCCTGTCCAGAGCTAGTCGACCCACTGGAAACCTACACGGTAAGAGGAaaaaagcaaatcagcatacAGTAATGACATGACACTCGGTAGGACAGCAGTTCCTTCACAGCAGGCGCCAACGAGTGTGGCAACAAAAGGCCAATTTCTCACAAGTCGTGGGAGgggaagaaaacaaatatacaaaaacaggAATTTTCTAAAAAGGTTGCTTAGAATTGAGAATTGATTGAGGTATTAGACACCGCTGCAGCTGTAAGTGCAAATAAAGTAGCAACAATGAAGTAGACACCTAAATTCCATCACTCCAATAATACTAGtaattagtgttgtcaaaagtACCGGCTGCGATACAGCTCGgtattgacattttaaaaacatcgaCATCCCACTAGAATCTGTTTAACATCACgcaaatgttgacatttttatttcagtactgAAAGGTACAGAGCTCTGTACTTTTGACAACACTACTAATAACACGTAATTACTAGTAAAGGGCGTTTAAAATGACAACTCCTTCTAAAGTTCATATTATTAGCATAAAACACTCGATTTAAAGTCTAGCGCAAATTAGCACAAACGCATGACGGTACCTGGCACCTCAGACTGCTTTTCCCAACTCCACCTAACTTCATTCTGCCAACTCACAACCGTAAACCATCATGCCAATGGTGTTAAATGTGCATAGGTATATGACAGAGGGGAAGGGGGAGACAAGGGCCTGTGAACTGAAAAGGAAGCTGCAGTCCTTCCGAAAGAAGCAACGATGCAGAGAAGGAAACTCTGAGCGACAAACAGAGACAGGTACTCTGTCCCCCAGCAGCCAGGCCCATGCTGGTGGCTTCTCCGGAAGGACCACCAGACCGAGCCGGCCGTGGGGAAGTACAGAGACGGTGCCACTCTGTACAGATACGGCTGGCGGAGGCAGCTGCCGCCCTCCCCTTCGTGGCAAACAGGCTACCGATGATGCAATTCTACACACTGAGCAACTTCATGTGAAGAAAACATGTGAAAGCTTGAAAAGACAATTAAGGgcattaaatgaacattaattaGAGCATACACTGCTAAAGGTAAAAAGCTGACAAATGTAAAAGGTTTTAAGTACTGTATGCTGAAAAAAAGCAactacataaaagtaaaaaaatataatgataaaacgCACAATACATTTTGTACCCAAAATGCCCTGCACAAAAGCACTTTTGTCAGCCTTTAATTTACAAAGAAATCACAAGTAAAAGGATTATTCAATGAATTAGATTTATTATGATCAGGATTCATTTGATTTCCTGACCGATTGTTTGCCATGAAGAGGTGTAGCAGGCACTGTTTCTCCTGTGCACCATGCTTTAGTTTTACCTGACCAGGATCTTCACTTGGAGACTCATTAGAATCCTTGCCCACTGAAAGATTCTTTGCTGCATCTGTATTTCAAATAAGACAtagtaacaaaacaaacaaaagaaaaaaacctgcCCTTTATTCACCAAGCACACTTGGCCCGAACGTAATGCCTGAATCGGTGGTGGAAAATGGTGTTtctaataaatttgttttattatttaatcttttactTAACCTAGTCAAGTATTTTACGTGAGGTCAAGATTCTGTATGAAGACTGCACAGTACACTAACCTGTTCACAGTGACAAAGGCGGAAAAACAAGTTTACATACCCActgtagcacacacacacacacatcacattcagacgcacacgcacacacacacccccctTAAAATGAAATGTGGGGCTAATcaaaatgagagaaagaaagtgtaAAAGGGCTATATGACAGCATGAAAAGTTATTAACGAGCATTCAAAATATGCATCACTGGGAGAATAATGGACTTACCcgaattattcaaaataaacaaattcctCTTCAACATCTCATACACGGGGCTAAAAATGGCAGAAAAGAAAGACTTAAGTACCTAAAATACGGTCATTATCCTGAAGCATGCAGAGTTAGCTGTTATTAGGTTTTAGGTGTAGTTTAGGTTTGGCTCTGTGAGTACATGAACGTTAGCGCCCCCTTGTGTCAATTTATAAACCTATTATTGACTTATCAAACGGTAATGCAGTCATTTTCAGCTGTATTTGACTGCAATTTAGGCAAACGTGTGTGTTTGAGTAATACATATTGGTCATCAGCCAACCAATGAGCTCTCTAGAAATTGCCAACAACtgaaaaaacagacacaaacgAGACATCTTTGTTTTCTCTGCCATGAGTTCACCTGGGGTTCTTAACAGAAAAGCTCCCCACTTCCAGTAGCTCTCCAAGTGGGTCGTCTTGACAGTGGACAATGTGCTGTCTCTGTTTGTCATACAGCTCCTTCATCATGATGTACTGACCCAGGTAGTGCATGACCTAATTAAAAACACTGccattattaaatgtaacttaaGCCGTTCAAACTCTTTCCCAAAGCACATGTAAATGAGTAGAGGTTAGTTCAAAAAGAGGTTAGCTCTCACCTCCTTCAGGGTAAACACCTCCTCCCGAGCACCTGCTACTCTCAGGATCTGCAGAAGAGGAGCTCTGGGGTGGACCTAcacaatcaaatcaaatatgatAATCAAAACTTTGCTGCAAAACCTGTTGCACACAACCTACTACACGCCCCATGTTTGATaagtactaatattttaaaatatttactgcaAGTAATTTTTACTGACTGATTGAATACAGATTTATCCAtccatatttatttagtatttgaaaaaataata
This genomic interval carries:
- the mdm4 gene encoding protein Mdm4 isoform X2, which encodes MTSLSSSSSQLTGSSSSCRTLPGEGTQVHPRAPLLQILRVAGAREEVFTLKEVMHYLGQYIMMKELYDKQRQHIVHCQDDPLGELLEVGSFSVKNPSPVYEMLKRNLFILNNSDAAKNLSVGKDSNESPSEDPGQVSSGSTSSGQAHIAGSSSTGATQSCSQRRPRDPDEDSSDGLPRSASKRPKLDVTLEEWDLSGLPWWFLGNLRNNYTRRSNGSTDIHTNQDEDTAIVSDTTDDLWFLNEAESEQVSVEMKEAVLEQGSDAESPHEEEDAGKDSKDDRKMQEDRDDDSQCLSDDTDTEISTQDAWQCSECRKFNTPLQRYCMRCWALRKDWYKDCPRLVHSISVPDIPACSSRPERDEDEEDDDGIDMPDCLRTVSDPVVLPSHHVSRNIPPSSASSSKGKGPSQLHHHLQESSEGDSQDTLDMETECQPEAILEPCKLCRVRPRNGNIIHGRTAHLITCFPCARKLHKFHAPCPGCGQVIQKVIKTFIA
- the mdm4 gene encoding protein Mdm4 isoform X1, with product MTSLSSSSSQLTGSSSSCRTLPGEGTQVHPRAPLLQILRVAGAREEVFTLKEVMHYLGQYIMMKELYDKQRQHIVHCQDDPLGELLEVGSFSVKNPSPVYEMLKRNLFILNNSDAAKNLSVGKDSNESPSEDPGQVSSGSTSSGQAHIAGSSSTGATQSCSQRRPRDPDEDSSDGLPRSASKRPKLDVTLEEWDLSGLPWWFLGNLRNNYTRRSNGSTDIHTNQLSPGQDEDTAIVSDTTDDLWFLNEAESEQVSVEMKEAVLEQGSDAESPHEEEDAGKDSKDDRKMQEDRDDDSQCLSDDTDTEISTQDAWQCSECRKFNTPLQRYCMRCWALRKDWYKDCPRLVHSISVPDIPACSSRPERDEDEEDDDGIDMPDCLRTVSDPVVLPSHHVSRNIPPSSASSSKGKGPSQLHHHLQESSEGDSQDTLDMETECQPEAILEPCKLCRVRPRNGNIIHGRTAHLITCFPCARKLHKFHAPCPGCGQVIQKVIKTFIA